A window of Sphingobacterium kitahiroshimense genomic DNA:
CTGGGAGCTGGTTGTCACCAACAATTAATAAATATTTTATACCTGGCCCCTCTATGTGGACAGATAAACCTCAAGATGAAGTACCATTAAAAGAGAACTTATCAATTCAATTTATCGGCGGAAGTAATCAAAATACCAATTCATGGATGATCGATGTAACGAATTATACTGGTAAAAAAGTTGTTTCCCAAGAATGGAATAATTTTTCAGAAAAAAACAATACGCTAATTGATTTTTTTAGAAATGACGGTGTAGTACCTATATATAATTTTGTAAAGGATGAAAAAAAGAAACAAGCTCTTATCGAAGCTTATAATTCATATTTAGGATTATAAATAATTACAAATTCTTCAAAATACAATTTTAAAAATGGTTTTACTAACGATTCTAATCATAAGTATCAACACCTTCCAAACTACACAAAAAGAAGATCGTAAACATTTTACTTAGAGCTGTTTGGCACAAAGAGCTCTAAGTATTTAAACAATACTCAAATTGCACTTTAAAACAACTTATAAAAATAATACTGTTGATTCTTAATCCAAAAGAAATTTTTTAATTTAAAATGATCATTTTAAACAAGCAACTACAGCTTGTTTTTCACTATAAGATTGTATAGGTTTGTATTCGCTGAAAATTTAATATAAAAAAGTTTATGCAAACGCTCTATGTGATCTTCAACGGAAAATTAATTCCTGAAAACGAAGCTAAATTATCAATTACGGATCTTGCTATTGTGCGCGGCTACGGTATTTTTGATTTTTTCAAAACGGTGAATGGTATTCCTATATTTCTAGAGGATAATCTTGATCGCTTTTTTCAATCGGCAAATCTGATGGATCTACCAGTAAATTACTCCAGAGATGAATTGAGAGCTCAAATAATAACTTTAATGGAAGCGAATGTTATTCCAGATTCTGGGATTAAAATTTTATTGACTGGAGGGTATAGTAGTGATGGGTATAGTATTGCTGAGCCCAATTTAATTATCAGTCAGCAAGCTTTAAAAAGAAATTTAGTGTTGGAAAGTACAGGTTTGAAACTACTTGCTTTTCACTATCACCGTCCATTTAGTCTCGTCAAATCTATCGATTATGTTATGGGTATACAGGCGCTTAAGGCAGCTAAATCGCAGGGGGCTGACGATGTGGTTTACATACAAAACGGCTTGATATCGGAATGTCCGCGTGCTAACTTCTTTTTAATAAGTGAAGATGGCAAATTGTTAACTGCGGGTGACGATGTTTTACAGGGTATAACACGTAAAAAAATTATCCAATTGGCAAAAACCATCATGGACGTGGAAGTTCGTAACATTAGCGTGGAGGAAATCGCATCGGCAAGTGAGGCATTTATTAGTTCTACTACCAAAAATATTACTCCGGTAACTACTTTATTGGGATATAAAGAATTTGGCAAACAAGTGGGTCCTCTTACAATGCGTCTACAAGAACTGCTGCAGGAATTGGTTTACAATCCTTCATAACTTATTATTATCTCTAAAATCGGGAGAAACTATTATCTATAA
This region includes:
- a CDS encoding aminotransferase class IV, with translation MQTLYVIFNGKLIPENEAKLSITDLAIVRGYGIFDFFKTVNGIPIFLEDNLDRFFQSANLMDLPVNYSRDELRAQIITLMEANVIPDSGIKILLTGGYSSDGYSIAEPNLIISQQALKRNLVLESTGLKLLAFHYHRPFSLVKSIDYVMGIQALKAAKSQGADDVVYIQNGLISECPRANFFLISEDGKLLTAGDDVLQGITRKKIIQLAKTIMDVEVRNISVEEIASASEAFISSTTKNITPVTTLLGYKEFGKQVGPLTMRLQELLQELVYNPS